The genomic segment GTGACCAACAATCATTACCCTATCACCTAATTCACTTAACCTACCGGCGATTAGGCTTGGGTCATCATTAGGGTTCAAGCCCTCAATAGCCTTCACTGATTTAACACCAAGGTGCTTAGCCAGTATCTCAGCTGTTTGAAGGGCCCTCTTCTTACCACTATGCACTATTACATCCACTGAAACATTAATCTTAGCTAAGTGCAAGGCTATGGCGGTGGTTTCACTAATACCCTCTGGTGTTAGGCTTCTCTCAGGGTCGATCTTCTCGTCGAAGGCCTTACCATGTTGAATCAAGTAAATCGATTCCACGCTTCATTAATCCCAACTCAACTTTTAAACTTACCCAATTAAGCCTAGGGTAATTTAGTTAACTTAGCCATGAAGAAGCCTGGTGTATCTTGGATATGTGGGTGAAACCTCCTTGAGACTCCGTCAAACGCCCTCTGACCGGCAGGTACGTTAACGTACTCTAGCCTGAAGCCTAACTCAGTGGCCCATTTAACATTATCCTCATTCTCCATTGGTGGTAACGTACATGTGGAGTATATTAATGATCCATTAGGCTTAAGTAAACTGTAGGCAACCTTAATGAACTGCCTCTGGTAGGCCACTAGGTTGATTAAGTCAGTCATGGTTAACCTATAGTATAGTTTAGGCCTAACCCCAGCGTCACTGCAGGGTGGGTCAATGAGGACTTTATCAGCCTTACCAATAAACTCAGGGTGGTTTAAGTGAAGGAACCTACTATCCTCAATGTAAGTCATTAACCTAACCCCCAGTCTAGCTGCATTACCCTCAATTTGCCTAACCTTACTCCAACTCCTATCAACCGCAATGATGATTGCCTTATTACCGGATAATTGAGCCACGTGGGTTGCCTTACCACCTGGTGCCGAGCATAGGTCTATAATGGTTTCATTAGGCCCTGGGTCAATTAATCTACCAACCCATTGAGCCGGCAGGGACTGTTCATAGAATAAGCCGAACCTCCACTCATCAAGATCCCTTAACTTAGGTAACCTATAAACTGACTCAGTGGTTTCAACAACAATACCCCTGAACCCCCTCCTGAATTCTGATGCATTAATTTTAGCGACCCCTAAGGCAACTACGTCACCATTTGGGGATACTACGTTGACTTCATCACCGGCATGAATGTCATTAGGCATGTAGAGTACCCCTGGGCCGTATAGGTTGGAGCCTAGGTAAACGCTCTCTGAGGCGTACTTATCAGCAACAACATACCTCCTACTAGCCCCAACCCTATTAGGTCCCTCCGTTGGGAGCCATATGGCCTCATCAAGTACCTCATCCCTGTAAGCGGTTATGCCATGTTCCTTAAGCCTCCTTAGTAATTCATCGGTACTCACCTTCAGTGTATTAACCCTAACGTAGTATCTTCTCGGTGGCTTCCTAATGCTTTCAAAGTAGGAGTCTAATTCACCATCATCCATGTATTGAAGCAAATGCCTGTAAACCTCTTGGTCAAGCTCAATACCCCTAGCTACCTCAATAATCTTAACTCCTCCCTCAGTATGATGCTTAGGCATGGTTACTATGGTCCACTTAACTTAGCCCTATTCTTAAACCTCTCCAGTGACTTAAGGATGGCCCTGGTGGCATCCTCAGGGTTAACCTTTGATATTCTCCATAAGTCCATTTGATCATCAACCACATACATTATTGACTTAGCCCTAGATACCTTATCCTTGAACTCAATCTTAATAATCCTCTCCTTAGATAGTTTACTAAGCATCTTAGCTGCCTTAAGAATGTTCCTATGCTTCTCATCAAGGCCAGCTAACCTCACTAATGTGGCTGTCTTAATAGTAACCCTCCTACCCCTTGAGCCACTGATGAGCTTAACAAGGGCCTTAGCCAGCTTCTCCTCAATATTCACACTATCCGTAGCCACCACCCCCGTTTATAACCCTATTCACATTCTTATCGAAGGGTGGGTATATTATACCCTTCTCCGTTATTATCGCCGTAACGTACCTGGGGGGTGTTACGTCGAAGACTGGGTTATACACCTTAACGTCACTTAGAGTTATTGGAACCCCCCTAATTAACCTAACTTCATTAGGGTCCCTCTCCTCAATCTTAACATCATTCACATCACTGGTTAAGTCGAAGGTTGAGGATGGGGCAAGGGCGTAGAAGGGTATTCCCAATTCATGGGCTATCACAGCCTCCTTAAACGTACCCACCTTATTAAACACGTGTCCGTCCTTTAAAATCCTATCTGCCCCAACCATGACGTGGTTAACCATGCCCTTATACATAACTAACCCAACCGCTGTATCCGTGATTAACGTGGTGTCGATACCCTCCATCACTAATTCGTAAACAGTTAACCTAGCTCCCTGCAGCCACGGTCTGGTTTCAGGTACGAACATTGAAACCTCCATACCCATTAACTTAGCCAACTTAACAGGAGCCAAGGCAGTCCCTAAGCCAGTACCTGTTGCTAAACCACCTGCATTACACTGAGTCATAATTGAGTCACCATTGTTAAGCTTCTCCATGCCGTAGATACCCATGGCTATCTCGGCATCGTACTCCTCATTAAAGACGGCGTCAGCCTCGGCCTTAAGTGCATCCACCAATTCCTTAACACTCCTAACGCTACCATTACTTATACTTGACTTAGCCTTATTAAGCATCCTACCTGTAGCCCAGGGTAAGTTAACTGCAGTTGGCCTGGCAGCATCCATAATCCTCTTGGCATTCTCAAGAACCCTTAAGGCGTCATTAAGGTCACTTACCTTACTCATGCTGCTTAATAGGCTGAGTAACATACCGTACGCCGCCGTTATGCCTATTGCAGGCGCGCCCCTAACCTTCATTGACCTTATCGCATCAGCCACATCCTGCGGTGTATGTAGTTCAACGTAAATTGTCTCAAAGGGTACCTTGGATTGATCAAGGATGATTAACCTATTATCCCTCCACTCAATGGGTTTAACCTTAGGTTTATAAATCCTCTTAACCTCATCAATACTAATCCTCATTAATAATCACTAACCGTCACCTTCGAATTCAACTGGGTTTTAAAATTTACTCACAAATTGTTAATGCTGGAGGAATTGCCTAAGCAGGTCTGCAACCTCCCTACTCCTAGTCACCAGTAGGCTAACCCTTGGTTGCTCATTGATTGGGACATCATCGATACTGTAGCCGTCCATTGCTATTATTAATGAGTTAAGCTCCTTAGCTATAACGTAGGCTGCGGCTATGTCATAAAGCCTAAGCCTATTCCTAACATCAAGGAAGAAGAGAAGCTTCCCTAGGGCAGCCATGGTTATCTCCAGGCTGGCTGCACCAAGGCTCCTTATCTTAAAGCCATTAAGCCTCCTGTATAATTCAGCCAAGCCATTTAACACCCTCTGTTCAACAGTTGGCTCAATGTATATTGAGGCCACTGGCTTATCTAGGACGCTTGAGTCGAAGGAGGCTGGTTCACCGTTTATGAAGGCTCCCTTACCCCTCTCAGCATAATAAGTTACGCCACTGCTAACATGGTGAATAATCCCAGCCTCCACGTCTGATAGCGTTAGGTTGCTCTTAAACCTAGCCACTGCTATTGATATTGAGTAGAAGGGTACGTCTAGGACGAAGTTAAGGGAGCCGTCAATTGGGTCAACTATGAATAGGTAATCGGGTTCACCATCATTAACCTTAACAACACCCCTCTCCTCAGTAATAACTAGTGCCCTTAATCCCTCAGCCTTAATTCTATCAATTATGGCACCCTCCGCAACCCAATCAATACCCCTAGTCACATCACCCTTCCCTGACCTCATTATCCTCTTATAGGATGAATCCTTAGACTTCTCAATTATCATGGGGGATGTGTTCTTCACAATATCCATTAACAATGATTGAATATTCACTTCACCCACATTTATCGCAATAGGCTCAACTCCACGTTTTAATGCTTTTCCACAAGGCGCTAAGCTAAGCTGCAGGATCACCTATATCTCACTAAACCTAACTAATCTACTCAACTCACTGGTAACTTGATCAAGTAGCCATGGATCTATTCTACCGAATGGGCCACTCACAGTAACCCTAACGGTTGCTAGGGCGACAGCCTTAATGAAGGCGTCAAGTGGGTTAAGGCCCATCTTTAAGTAGCCTGTTAATGAACATATTAAGACATCACCCGCACCAGTTGGGTCAATTGCATTAACTTTAACGTTACCATCAAACCAGTAAACCTTACCATTAGTGTACATTTTAGCTAAGTTACCACCCATTGAGACCACAAGTACCTTATCCTTAACGCGCCTAATCCCATGGTTAACCTCATCTGCACTAACTTTAACGACATCGGAGTGGGATAGGGCTAATTCAATAATGTTACTGGGGCTATCATTAATGACTAATCCATTATCGAGGAACCTCCTCGTGAAGCCTTGAAGATCTATTGAAACCAACTTAGCCCTCTCCCTAATAGCCTCAACAAGCCTCCATGATACTTCACCAGCCACTGGATTAATAACCACTGCATCATCGTTCACAGTAATGTCACTGAGCTCAATATCCCTACACCTACTCAGTAACCATAGTTTCCTATTCATGAACTCATCATACCTTATCCTAAACCTAGTTGTCCTACAGGATTCCTCAATCTTAACCCCGGTTAAATCAATACCTAGTTCCTCATAGGGCCTTAAAGCCGGCTTAAAGTCAACCCCAACCACCGATATTGGCTTAGCAATGAACCCAGCCTGCTTCAGGTATGTGGAGCAGAAGGTTGGTGGCCCACCTGGACTTATCCTACTAACCCCCGGGAACTCCAATTCATCAATAGTCATGTGACCTATAACTAACACTCAACGGCTACGCGTGAATGCATTTAAGTATTTAATTTTGAGAAAGATTTATTAAAAAGTACCTGGCCAAGTGTTAATTTACATGGCTATAAAATTCTGCCCTAAATGTGGATCAATAATGAAACCATATAGGAACGGTAATAAGGTTACTTGGAGGTGCCCTAAATGCGGGTACGTTGAAGACTCCTCAACAACAGTCCCATTGGTTGAGAGGACTGTAATTGAGCATAAGCCTGATGAGAAGCCGGTGGTCTTAACTAAGGCTAATGATAATTTACCCAAGGTTAAGGTAACCTGCCCAAGGTGCGGCAACAATGAAGCGTACTTCTGGATTCAGCAGACTAGGGCGGCTGATGAACCACCAACAAGGTTTTACAGGTGCACTAGATGTGGGTATACTTGGCGTGAGTATGAGTAATGGTGAGTTTAATTGAGGATACTGGTAACCAATGATGATGGATTAACCTCAATGGGCATAGTAACCCTAGCCAATGAATTAGCCAAGGAACATGAGGTACACGTAGTAGCACCTGAAACTCAACTAAGCAGCATAGGTGCCGCCAGGACGTATAATAGGCCAATAAGGATATGGAGGTGGAACGGTGGCCTTTACAATGGTCCAGTGGACGTCTATGCAACAGACGGCACACCCTCTGACGCAGTCTTCATGGGTATTAATATGTTTAAACCGGAAATAGTGGTTAGCGGTGTTAACCTAGGTGAAAACGTGGGCCTTGAGTCACTGTTCATAAGTGGTACAATAGGGGCGGTGATTCAATCATCATTAATAGGTGTCCCAGGCATAGCAGCCTCAATAGAGGTACCGCCTCATAGTAAATTCATAATACCACAGATCAATGGAGATTACTTCAGCGGCATTGTTAAGGTGATTAAGGGTATTATTAATCACATTGAGGCTGAGGGATGGGTTAAGGGAGTTGATGCACTCTCACTCAATATGCCATCACCAAGTAGGTGGAGTGGGGGATACGTGGTGGTTTCACGTATGGCTAAGCGACTGTTTAAGGAGACTGTGATTGAGTCAAGTGACCCAAGGGGTAATAAGATATACTGGAGATGGGGTGAGGAGTTAATGCCGTTAGACACTGATACTGACGCCTACGCATTCTACAGGGAGGGAAAACTGACTGTGACACCGTTAATCCTAGGTGATTCAAGTACTGGGCTTAGTGATATTGTTAGGAGTATTGAGGAATTAATCAGTAAGGTTATTAGGGCTTAAGCCGTAAATGGATTCAACCAGTAATCAGGGTGAAATTTAACCCTGCTTACTTGAAGCCTCTGAGCCCTGGGGCTGCCCATTACTAGGCTTCACTGTGGTTAGGAAAACCATGCCGTTAAACTCCATTTCCCTAACCACACCCCTATTAATCAATTCTGCATAAACCCGGGGCCACTCACTTCCAGTCATCTTTCTCAGTAATTCCTCGAAGGCTGGCTTAGGCATGGGCTCCTTCAACTCACTTACAATGCGTTCAGCAACCTCATTCACGTTGACTGAATCCTCATTAACGGTTACTTGCCTAACCTTAACGTAAACCTCCCCTGAGGCTAAGTCAACGTAGGTGTCTATTAAGCCACGTCTACTTAATTCAAGTAGGTCATTGAACGTTAAGTTGAATGGAACCCTATACCTAATGCTTCTTAAACTAACCCACTTCCCATCACTCAATACCCTTAATGACTCAACTAAGTCACTAAGCCTACTCCTCATAAACTGAACCTACCCTAAACCCTATTTAACTTAACAGCCAATATAGAGCCATGTAATGCATTTAGGTATAACATTTATTAATTTCAGCTGATACACCATTCCGATGGTTGAGGAGGTTACTGTTGAGGAACTTATTAACAGGGTTATGGAGGGTAATAACCTTGAGATTATTGATTACAGGGGGGATTTAATCGTGGTTGATTCCGTTAAAGGTATTGTTAAGGGTGATGTGGGGGATTTAGGGGAACTTAAGAAGAGGAGACCCAGGGGAGGACCCACTAAGAGGCAGGTTGAGTTAATTGCAGCCATAGTTAGGGCGCTGGTTAAGTCTAGGGTTAAGTTTAAGGTTGTCTTTGGGCCCAGGGAGGCTACGGTTAGGTTTGATGAGGATAGGTACGTTAGGGTTACTGAGAGTGATTCAAGGGTTGTGGGCTTTAATTCAAGTAGTGAGGAGCCTTTAAGCATAATCTACGGTGAATTAAGTGGATACGGTAAGGTACTCTTCCTTAAGCCCCTTAAGTGACGTTACCATTGAAAATAATTAATTAGTATTAAAACCCTTAAACACTATGATTTAAACGTGATACCTAAGTTCATACTAACCCATAGGCATCACTGCGCCATAGTTAAGTCAAGGAGCGGTGACTTAGCCTTAACCATAGATAGGGGTGGGAGGTTAATTGTTAGTTCAAGCAAGCCCTGTACCGGTGACTACATTAAGCTTCAACCCTACCTCCGCATTGGCCCAAGTAGTGAGGTGATTAA from the Caldivirga maquilingensis IC-167 genome contains:
- the sixA gene encoding phosphohistidine phosphatase SixA, whose translation is MESIYLIQHGKAFDEKIDPERSLTPEGISETTAIALHLAKINVSVDVIVHSGKKRALQTAEILAKHLGVKSVKAIEGLNPNDDPSLIAGRLSELGDRVMIVGHLPHLSKLASLLITGNPNTQLIKFRYSGVVKLSLTNGQWVIEWYITPELIKY
- a CDS encoding RsmB/NOP family class I SAM-dependent RNA methyltransferase, with product MPKHHTEGGVKIIEVARGIELDQEVYRHLLQYMDDGELDSYFESIRKPPRRYYVRVNTLKVSTDELLRRLKEHGITAYRDEVLDEAIWLPTEGPNRVGASRRYVVADKYASESVYLGSNLYGPGVLYMPNDIHAGDEVNVVSPNGDVVALGVAKINASEFRRGFRGIVVETTESVYRLPKLRDLDEWRFGLFYEQSLPAQWVGRLIDPGPNETIIDLCSAPGGKATHVAQLSGNKAIIIAVDRSWSKVRQIEGNAARLGVRLMTYIEDSRFLHLNHPEFIGKADKVLIDPPCSDAGVRPKLYYRLTMTDLINLVAYQRQFIKVAYSLLKPNGSLIYSTCTLPPMENEDNVKWATELGFRLEYVNVPAGQRAFDGVSRRFHPHIQDTPGFFMAKLTKLP
- a CDS encoding S-methyl-5-thioribose-1-phosphate isomerase gives rise to the protein MRISIDEVKRIYKPKVKPIEWRDNRLIILDQSKVPFETIYVELHTPQDVADAIRSMKVRGAPAIGITAAYGMLLSLLSSMSKVSDLNDALRVLENAKRIMDAARPTAVNLPWATGRMLNKAKSSISNGSVRSVKELVDALKAEADAVFNEEYDAEIAMGIYGMEKLNNGDSIMTQCNAGGLATGTGLGTALAPVKLAKLMGMEVSMFVPETRPWLQGARLTVYELVMEGIDTTLITDTAVGLVMYKGMVNHVMVGADRILKDGHVFNKVGTFKEAVIAHELGIPFYALAPSSTFDLTSDVNDVKIEERDPNEVRLIRGVPITLSDVKVYNPVFDVTPPRYVTAIITEKGIIYPPFDKNVNRVINGGGGYG
- a CDS encoding inositol monophosphatase family protein; this encodes MGEVNIQSLLMDIVKNTSPMIIEKSKDSSYKRIMRSGKGDVTRGIDWVAEGAIIDRIKAEGLRALVITEERGVVKVNDGEPDYLFIVDPIDGSLNFVLDVPFYSISIAVARFKSNLTLSDVEAGIIHHVSSGVTYYAERGKGAFINGEPASFDSSVLDKPVASIYIEPTVEQRVLNGLAELYRRLNGFKIRSLGAASLEITMAALGKLLFFLDVRNRLRLYDIAAAYVIAKELNSLIIAMDGYSIDDVPINEQPRVSLLVTRSREVADLLRQFLQH
- a CDS encoding PfkB family carbohydrate kinase, translating into MLVIGHMTIDELEFPGVSRISPGGPPTFCSTYLKQAGFIAKPISVVGVDFKPALRPYEELGIDLTGVKIEESCRTTRFRIRYDEFMNRKLWLLSRCRDIELSDITVNDDAVVINPVAGEVSWRLVEAIRERAKLVSIDLQGFTRRFLDNGLVINDSPSNIIELALSHSDVVKVSADEVNHGIRRVKDKVLVVSMGGNLAKMYTNGKVYWFDGNVKVNAIDPTGAGDVLICSLTGYLKMGLNPLDAFIKAVALATVRVTVSGPFGRIDPWLLDQVTSELSRLVRFSEI
- a CDS encoding transcription factor S; translation: MAIKFCPKCGSIMKPYRNGNKVTWRCPKCGYVEDSSTTVPLVERTVIEHKPDEKPVVLTKANDNLPKVKVTCPRCGNNEAYFWIQQTRAADEPPTRFYRCTRCGYTWREYE
- the surE gene encoding 5'/3'-nucleotidase SurE, whose translation is MRILVTNDDGLTSMGIVTLANELAKEHEVHVVAPETQLSSIGAARTYNRPIRIWRWNGGLYNGPVDVYATDGTPSDAVFMGINMFKPEIVVSGVNLGENVGLESLFISGTIGAVIQSSLIGVPGIAASIEVPPHSKFIIPQINGDYFSGIVKVIKGIINHIEAEGWVKGVDALSLNMPSPSRWSGGYVVVSRMAKRLFKETVIESSDPRGNKIYWRWGEELMPLDTDTDAYAFYREGKLTVTPLILGDSSTGLSDIVRSIEELISKVIRA